One segment of Gopherus flavomarginatus isolate rGopFla2 chromosome 8, rGopFla2.mat.asm, whole genome shotgun sequence DNA contains the following:
- the LOC127056630 gene encoding V-set and immunoglobulin domain-containing protein 4-like — MEKFMWLVALVNSFIFCNAILELTGTHDIEGTWKSSITLPCVYGPSQDFVQQTVIWTLFRDQSPATVFRRDSSGDHIMLSRYRGRVSVPKYRPGDVSLEIEKLEMTDSGHYTCKVTWRAQNNSLLTKERTTTVKVVKVSVTKPTIIAGNLGFTVPKGARTSLTCSANGSPPITYRWFKGEPGGNTVLVSNHAVLMFDSLQTSDTGNYYCEAENKASSQVKQQSDAVQLTVRDLTKPATTVPSSENRANTMAKPVSERGSRRTGLPLYLIILMVVICVAVVFVIVAVVLCRRKIKEDNPYKVTYQNTRNDRRRQTCSGVNGKCKYEEGKPTVENNFMTQPVKENEYETISIKENIECKILVNAMESEYEVGDVQ; from the exons ATGGAAAAGTTCATGTGGTTAGTGGCACTTGTGAATTCCTTCATCTTCTGCAATG CCATCCTGGAACTGACTGGCACCCACGACATTGAAGGGACATGGAAGAGTTCCATCACCTTGCCATGTGTCTATGGGCCTTCCCAGGACTTTGTGCAGCAAACTGTCATTTGGACCCTGTTCCGAGATCAAAGCCCTGCCACCGTCTTTCGAAGGGATAGCTCTGGTGATCACATCATGTTGTCACGGTACAGAGGTAGAGTCAGCGTCCCAAAATACAGGCCAGGGGATGTCTCTCTTGAAATTGAGAAGCTTGAAATGACGGACAGTGGACACTACACTTGCAAAGTCACCTGGAGAGCCCAGAACAACAGCCTGCTAACAAAGGAGAGAACCACTACAGTTAAGGTTGTTAAAG tttcagtgACTAAACCCACCATCATAGCAGGCAATCTGGGATTCACTGTACCAAAAGGGGCTAGGACAAGCCTGACGTGCTCTGCCAATGGGTCCCCACCCATCACCTACCGTTGGTTCAAGGGAGAGCCAGGAGGAAACACAGTGCTTGTGAGCAATCATGCCGTACTCATGTTTGATTCTCTGCAAACGTCTGACACGGGGAACTATTACTGTGAAGCAGAAAACAAAGCAAGCTCGCAAGTCAAACAGCAGAGTGATGCAGTGCAGCTGACTGTGAGGG ACCTCACAAAACCAGCAACCACAGTACCCAGCTCTGAGAACAGGGCGAACACCATGGCCAAGCCTGTCTCAGAAAGAG GCTCCCGGAGGACCGGCCTGCCCCTCTATCTCATCATCCTGATGGTTGTGATCTGTGTGGCTGTGGTTTTTGTTATCGTCGCTGTCGTCTTGTGCAGGAGAAAGATCAAGGAGG aTAATCCATATAAAGTAACATA TCAAAACACGAGGAATGACAGGAGAAGACAGACTTGTTCAGGAGTAAATGGCAAGTGCAAGTATGAGGAGGGAAAACCCACAGTCGAAAACAACTTCATGACACAGCCTGTGAAAGAGAATGAATATGAGACAATAAGCATAAAGGAAAACATTGAATGCAAGATCCTTGTGAACGCAATGGAATCTGAATATGAAGTGGGGGATGTTCAGTAG